Proteins encoded together in one Bacillus clarus window:
- a CDS encoding GNAT family N-acetyltransferase produces the protein MENICEIPILETKRLLLKKLDFHDLDDLFEVYSDPQTTTYVPREVHKNKDETRIFLENTIETAKKGKSFTWSIIFKDDQKAIGTCGIWKLLYGSASLGAVINPLYWGKGVIVEALEELIKFGFQELDLNRIEGRCDVRNTASERVMQKLKMTYEGTLRQSVIINGMYCDSKVYSLLKHEYDNFR, from the coding sequence TTTTATTAAAAAAACTAGATTTTCATGATTTAGATGATTTATTTGAAGTCTATTCGGATCCTCAAACAACTACATATGTACCTCGAGAGGTACACAAAAATAAAGATGAAACTCGTATTTTTTTAGAAAACACGATAGAAACAGCTAAGAAAGGTAAGTCCTTCACATGGTCTATTATCTTTAAGGATGATCAGAAAGCTATTGGAACCTGTGGCATTTGGAAATTATTATATGGTAGCGCTTCTTTAGGAGCTGTTATTAACCCACTGTATTGGGGAAAAGGAGTTATCGTCGAAGCTTTAGAAGAACTAATAAAGTTTGGCTTTCAAGAATTAGATTTAAATCGTATTGAAGGAAGATGTGACGTAAGAAATACAGCATCTGAAAGAGTTATGCAAAAGCTAAAAATGACATATGAAGGAACATTGAGACAAAGTGTAATAATCAATGGTATGTATTGCGATTCTAAGGTATATTCTCTTTTAAAACATGAATATGATAACTTTCGATAA